From a single Lolium rigidum isolate FL_2022 chromosome 7, APGP_CSIRO_Lrig_0.1, whole genome shotgun sequence genomic region:
- the LOC124671605 gene encoding purple acid phosphatase 2-like, with protein MGALSLLALAVLLATAAGVEAGVTSWYRRKLEATADMPLDADVFRVPPGYNAPQQVHITLGDQTGTAMTVSWVTANELGNGTVKYGRSPEKMKMSAEGTHTRYDYFNYTSGFIHHCTLKNLKHGVKYYYAMGFGHTVRTFWFTTPPKPGPDAPFKFGLIGDLGQTFDSNSTLSHYEANGGDAVLFVGDLSYADTYPLHDNNRWDTWARFVERSVAYQPWLWTTGNHELDYAPEIGETTPFKPFTHRYPTPFLAAGSTEPFWYSVKIASAHVIVLSSYSAYGKYTPQWKWLEDELGRVDRKTTPWLIVLMHSPWYNSNNYHYMEGETMRVQFEQWLVDAKVDLVLAGHVHSYERSRRFSNIQYDIINNKATPVHNLDAPVYVNIGDGGNIEGIADNFTKPQPGYSAFREASFGHGTLEIKNRTHAYYEWHRNHDGAKAVADSLWLTNRFWMPTHDDSN; from the exons ATGGGTGCCCTGAGCCTGCTCGCGCTCGCGGTGCTgctcgcgacggcggcgggagtCGAAGCCGGAGTAACGAGCTGGTACCGGCGGAAGCTGGAGGCCACCGCCGACATGCCGCTTGACGCCGACGTCTTCCGCGTACCGCCCGGATACAATGCTCCACAACAG GTGCACATCACGCTGGGCGACCAGACGGGCACCGCCATGACGGTGTCGTGGGTGACGGCCAACGAGCTGGGCAACGGCACCGTGAAGTACGGCCGCTCGCCGgagaagatgaagatgtcggcGGAGGGCACGCACACGCGCTACGACTACTTCAACTACACCTCCGGGTTCATCCACCACTGCACCCTCAAGAACCTCAAG CATGGTGTCAAGTACTACTACGCGATGGGGTTCGGGCACACGGTGAGGACCTTCTGGTTCACCACCCCTCCCAAGCCAGGCCCTGATGCGCCCTTCAAGTTTGGACTCATCG GTGACTTGGGTCAAACGTTCGACTCAAATAGCACGCTGTCGCACTACGAGGCCAACGGTGGCGACGCTGTGCTCTTCGTCGGCGACCTCTCCTACGCCGACACATACCCGCTCCACGACAACAATCGATGGGACACCTGGGCCCGCTTCGTTGAGCGCAGCGTCGCCTACCAGCCATGGCTCTGGACTACCGGCAACCATGAGCTGGACTACGCGCCGGAGATCGGCGAGACGACCCCCTTCAAGCCCTTCACCCACCGCTACCCGACGCCATTCCTGGCCGCCGGCAGCACGGAGCCCTTCTGGTACTCCGTCAAGATCGCCTCGGCGCATGTCATCGTGCTCTCCTCCTACTCCGCCTACGGCAAGTACACGCCGCAATGGAAATGGCTCGAAGACGAACTGGGTCGCGTCGACAGGAAGACGACCCCGTGGCTCATCGTGCTCATGCACTCGCCATGGTACAACAGCAACAACTACCACTACATGGAGGGGGAGACGATGCGGGTGCAGTTCGAGCAATGGCTCGTCGACGCCAAGGTCGACCTCGTGCTCGCCGGACATGTCCACTCCTACGAACGCAGCCGGCGGTTCTCGAACATCCAGTATGACATCATCAATAACAAGGCTACGCCGGTGCACAACCTGGACGCGCCGGTTTACGTGAACATCGGCGACGGAGGCAATATCGAAGGCATCGCTGACAA CTTCACGAAGCCTCAGCCGGGGTACTCGGCGTTCAGAGAGGCGAGCTTTGGGCACGGGACGCTGGAGATCAAGAACCGGACGCACGCCTACTACGAGTGGCACCGTAACCATGATGGCGCCAAGGCCGTGGCCGACTCCTTGTGGCTCACCAACAGATTCTGGATGCCCACCCACGACGACTCAAACTGA